The DNA window TAATTTGTTTTATTTGTTCGATTCGATTTTTTTCGTAATAGAAGTAAAAAATTTCTCCAGTCATTTTATCTAGGATGACTCCATCAAGATAAATTCCAAATTGAAAGTTGGGAAAATCTCGGTGTGTATTTAGATGCAGTGACGGTTCGAAATAATTCATACCTTCATAACAAATAAAACCTACTAAACCACCTGCATAATTTACCGAAAGAACGTCAGTCGGAATAACTTCCCTTAGCGCATAATAAGGATTTTCGCACGGATATTCTTTATCATCTATGAACAAAGATTTTTCTTTTCCGTAAACAATATGTTCGGGGTCGAATCCAAGTATAGAATAACGGGAATCATAACTTTCTTTATCCATTGATTCGAGAAGAAAACAATTTGAAAATTGTCTTTCAATTTTTTGAAATAACTCAAAAAATTGAACATTTTCTTCAAGTCTTGTATAGGTAGCTTTTCGTGGTAGTTGAATTTTGGGAATACTCATAGGATATTGCAACAATATTGTTTAAGAGTCGTCATGCAACCAAAATTCTATCTGTATTAGCCTGCATTATATACCCTTCTGTCTTTTAATCAATAAAAATTGTATGCTTCCTTTTTCTAGTAACTTTGTGTCGCTAACGTGCAACTCTAAATCTGAATATTAAATTTTCCTAGTCGTAGACTTCTATATCAGTCCAGATTTTTCTAAATTTTCTATGAAATAAAGCTAATTGCATATAGTGGTATCTATAGATATTTTCTTGTTTTATGTATTTGCTTTTTTTATAGTAATAGAGTTTATTAGCCCCATAGTATTGTTTGGTTTCTTTCTCGTATTTAATGAATTCATTTTTATTTGCATTAAATAATATATCAGCAAATAATTCGTCATAAGATATTTCTAAACATTCTAAAGAAATATTACAAAGTTTTTCTCTGTAAATCACATTGGCCAATCGTTCCATTTTATAAAATAGATAATGCCTAGAAACTCCTCCCTGTACTTCTGGAGAATAAATTGCAAATGCAAATAAATTTCCAGGTGTTACCGTTGTGCTAAGTGAGCGCTTTAATTTTATATTAGCCGCTATAGACGAAATAGTTTTCTCTGGATTTATTTGAAATATTCCGCCGTGGCTAATATGAATTATGCCTTCTTCTGACAATAAGTAATCATAGGTAAGGGAAACTTGAATATAATTCATTTCTGGATTTTTTTTATTTATAATTCGTAGAATTCCACTTATATTTTCTAAGTCTCCTTCTCCAATTCCTAATTCGCTTCCAAATAAAACGAACGTTTTACGTTTTGCAATTTGTGTTTTAAATGATTCAAATTTTTCATAAATTGATAGTGATGTATTTCTTCGGATTGTTCTTAAAAGATTGAATATGTCTTTGGTTAAATGTTGTCCGCCGGTTAAACGAATGAAAATGGGTACAATGGAAAATTGTAGAATAATTGACTTGATTATCTTTTTCCAAATCGATTTGGTCTCAAATGGAAATTCTCTTTCCGTAAGATTTTTTTGGATTGGAAAATAAAGCATAGCTTCCAAATGAAATATTTTCTCTAAAAAGCCTACGAGTAAAACATCCCTTTCTTCCACATTGTTTACAAGAACTGTGCATGGGTAAGGTAAAAACGGTATCGAATGAATGCCCGTTTGCAGATAATATTTTACGTCCTTAAAAAAGAACTGACTTAGGTAACGTAGGCATTTCATTGAAATCCTACTTCTAAAATTTATTTTAGAAATTTTTTTTGTCATTGAAATCAAAATTCTATATATTGGAGTTATTTTGGCAACTCATTTCATACAAGAAGGAGAGTTTTATGAAACGGTTATTATTGTATTTACTATCTCTAGTATTTATATCAGTTCATTCTAATTGCAGATGGATTTACGAAACGTATGAAAACAACGTATCAGGTGTGACATTGACCGATGAGATTGTTGTTAAATACATTAAGGCGACAAAAGCACTTCATAATTTAGGACCGAGTATTCCTCAGAAATTGGCAGAGAAGGGAGAAGGTCAGGCAACGGGTATGGAACTTTATAATGAGATTGATTCCGTTATTAAAGAGGCTGGATTTAAGGACTACTTTGAATTTGTGAAAGTAAATGCTAAAATTGCTTGGGCATGGAATGTATCTCAAGGCCAATCTGGAGTAGATAAATTTAAAGATATGACGGATAACGGTTTGAAACAAATTGAGGAAACGATAGCAGATCCGAATATGCCAGAAGAAACTAAAATCGAACTCAGAAAAGCAAAACAAGAAATTTTGGAAAACTGGACGCATAACAAAAAGTATGCGGATATTGCAATGAGTATTGTGCGTCCGCTTACAAACCAGCGTGACCTGGAAATCATTAAACGCCACCAGAAAGATCTAATGGAGGCATACACTGGTATATCGCAAACGAAGTTGCAGGAGATTGATTCGAGTATTTTTATTACGGTGGATAAGTAAATTTTTTAGTTCAACTTTGGAATCAAAGATTTCTGATTGGTATTTCCTGAGTATGAATGTATCGATTATGACACAAAAAAATCCTCACTCTACTACTACCCTAGGTATCTCCGGATGAATGCGAGTAACCACATCGTAATTAATTGTCCCTGTGAGTTGTGCAATTGTATCAGCGGATATTGTTTCCTTCTCGGAACGGCCGATTAATACTACTTCCGTTCCTACATTTACATTTCGGATATGGGTAATATCGATCATGCTCATATTCATGCAAACTCTTCCGATGATATGAGCACGCTCTCCATTGACTAAAACATAACCTTGGTTGGAGAGCCTTCTGTCAAATCCTTCATTGTAGCCGACAGGAATTACTGCGAGCGTTGTCGGATAATTAGTCTTAAACGTTGAACCATAGCCAATGTAAGAACCAGTCGGAACTTTTTTTGTGTGGACAATCGTTGTTTTCCACGAGAGGACTGGCATTAAGTCAAATGTATTTTTTCCCATAAGAGAAAGAGAAAGCCTCGTCTCAAGACTAGGCCAGAGTCCGTAGAGAGAAATCCCCACTCGCACCATATCAAAATGAGCTTCTTTAAAAAGCATTGTTGATGCAGAAGATGCAGCATGGAGGATAATATCCGTATATCCCTGTTTCTCTGCGTGTTTTATATATTCCTGAAATGTCTTTAATTGTTGCATGGAATAGGAGTGCTCGGTAAAATCTTCCGTGCTAGCAAAGTGCATGAGTAGACCAGAGAGATTTACTTTTTTAGATTTTAATTCTTCCATCAGTTTGAATAAGTCCTTTCCTGATTGTCCGAGCCTTGCCATTCCAGTGTCTGTCTTAAGGTGAATCTTTGGTTCATTGGAAAGTTTTGATAGATGTAAAATTTCCTTTAGTCTAGAAGAAACAATCCAAAAGTTGCTATGGTTAAGATCATTTAGCCGCTCTTCTAGATTGGGAACTTCTCCCATTATCATTATGGGAGTAGGGGAAAATTTCTTTAGTAGAAGTGCTTCTTCGAGTGAGTTGACTGCGAGCACATCTACTCCGTTTTCGATGGCGAGTTTTGCCATTAGTTCTATTCCATGCCCGTAGGCGTTGGATTTGATTGCTACCGCCAAACGAGTATTTGGCGATAGAATCGAGCGAAATGCTTTTATATTATTAGAGACTGCTTTACGGGAAATCTCTACCCGTGTAGGGGCTAACAAGATTAATCCAACCCGTATTTATTTCGCATAGAAGAACCCGGGCAACTCGATGTTCCGTGACAACCACAACCAGTGCTTGCAGTTGCACTCGGAGAAGTATGTCTGGTATACGGCGAACGGTCTTGGTAGGAGCTAAGGTCAGTTTCTCCAAAACCTGAGAACGCGAACGACGAAATCATCTTGTGGATAACACCGTTTTGCTTGCAGCCTTCGTTTATTTTGTCACAGTCTGTAAATGGTGTAGAATTGGTTTGTAATACTTCAAATTTTTTGTTACAAGTTTCACATTTGTATTCAAAGATTGGCATTTTTTCCTCCCGGAATTGATTCCAGTATTTAGACTCATGGGAATTTTACAAATGGAATATTAAATTTGACAAAATAGCTACAGTGGCTATAATTTACCTGTGACTTCCGTAGGCGTAAGAAATCTTAAAAATAATCTGAGTAAATATCTGCACTTGGTGAAAGCTGGTGAGACAATAGTTATCACTGAGCATGATCTCGTCATTGCCGAGATTAAAAGACCTTCTGAAAATTTACGCGATTCAAAGAAACGTGCTGTTGCTTATCTTGAAGAACAAAGTAAAATCGGAAAAGTTAAACTTGCAAAAAGAAATAATTCTCAGATTGATTCTATTGTAAAAAAATATTCAGATAAAAAAAGTAAAATGGATTGGAAAAAAATATATAGTGATACGAGGGCAGATCGTTTCTGAAATGACTGTATATTTAGATTCCAGTGTTATTCTCTCAATTATTTTCCAAGAACCTACTTTAGATAAAACAATTGAAATATGGAAATCTTCCGAGATGCGTGTTAGTTCAATATTGCTCGAAGCGGAATGTAAAATTAGTATTAAACGATATTTTTTTCATAATAAAAAGAAATTACCTTCAACCTGGAAAAAAAAAAGCTAGAAGAGCTAGATAAGTTACTCGAAGAAATTCATTTTAAGAATGTTGACTCTTCTACTATTCAAATAGTTGCTAATGAAGATATCCTCTCGGGTTGTCGAACCTTGGACGCATTACACCTGTCTACCGCTATCGAATTTCGAAAAGAGTTTGGAGATAGCTTAGTCATTTTTTCTTACAATAAAGATTTTAACAAAGTAGCAAAGGAATTGAAGTTTAAAACTTTGTAATGAATCTTAAATACCTTGTTATCAAATGCAATGACCTTGAAAAGAGCAAAGCTTTCTATGAAGCAATTGGTTTTCATCCTGTAAAAGAAAAACATGGAAGTGGAGTGGAACATTATAGTTTTATGGTAAACGATTTTGTTATAGAGCTATATCCATCAAGCAAAAGGGTAGAAGGAAATTTAATTTTGGGTTTAGAAATAAATATTCCAATTGAGGAAATTAGGCAAAGACTTAAATTTATTTCTTCCGACCAAGAACTCTCTAAAAACAAAGATGGAAAATTTTCTATCAATGACCCGGATGGGAATAGGATTATTTTTTTTCCTACTCCAAATCCAGAGCAAATCCCAACTTCTTCATACTCTTAAAATCAACCTTATTCCAAGTAAGCAATTTCGCCTTATGGTGAATAGCCGTTGCAGCAATGATACAATCTGCCTTAGATCCTTTTTTTCGCCCTGTCTTATTAAAAATATCTGCAGCTAATTCTGCTATTCCGAAGTCAAGGGGAAGAATTCTTCCTTCTAAAAAATCCCAGATGTCTTGTCTTTGTTCTGAAGTCAAAGGTCCACATACAAATTCGTGCCATGCTATAGCACTTGTGGAACATTTCCAACCTGCTAATAGTTTGGCCTTTAATACACTGCGAGTTTTATTGTTTCCAAGGAGTAAATCTATGAGGCAATTTGTGTCTAAGTGCAATGTCTTATTGCTCAAAAGTCCCAACCTTTTTTATTTTCTTCCACTATTTTCTTGAATGCTGCAATTTCTTTAGGAGATGCTTTTTTCTTTTTTTCTAAGGACGCAAGAATAGCAAGAGGAGAACGGGCTTTATTTGCGGCAACTTCATTCATTGCGATCTGAATGGACTTACGGACAACTTCTGCCTGTGAAACATTCCAATTCAATGCTAGGCTTCGAATAGCTTCGTTTGTGTCCTTGTCTAAAGTGAAAGTAGATTTTAAAGTCATAGTAGCCATACCAGTAGTATGGTATGGTAGATTATTTTGTCAAGAAAAAATTATCTTGAAAATCCTGCAATTTGATGGATATTTTCGATTATATCCATTATCCTCTCCACTCTATCTGCCAATGGCAATTGTTCAAGGCTTGATGGAATTAATCTTTGATTCCAATCGTGTTTGCACTCGCAGTTGAGATTGTCAAAAACAGAAATGTCGTTTGTTTGATTGTATTCCATGAATAGGGTTGAAAATTTATCATTGCAAAGAGGGCAGTTGGAAGAGGTGGCGATTGCTTTTACTGTATAATTAGCGGGGCTAACGTAGACTATCTTCTTTAGGTTTAATGCATGTCTGCGTTTTAAAATTTCAACAACAGACCAGAGCTTGATTGGTTTGTATAAATCTTGTTTCCATAATTCATGCGTTAGTGTATATGCTTCGACGGTCGGTAGTTCAATATCAATACGGTCTATATCTGTCTCTTCTAGAAAGAGTAGGCTTTTGACTGCGTCATCTATAGATTCTTGTTCGCTTAAGAAAGGTGGCTTTAGCATGAGGAGTGCAGTGCAATTGATATTTTGCGCTCTTAATAGTTTGGAGACTTCGACTACTTTGTTATTGGTGAAGTTTTTATTGATGCAAATTTTTCTGACGATTGGATCCGAGGATTCAAATCCAAAGGATAATTCTAATTCTTTGTTTGTTGCATTTTTAATTTTTAAAATTTTTTCTTCTGTGATGTCTTGGAGTTTAGATTCGGTTGTGATTAGTTTTAGATTTTGAAATCTGGAAAGAGTTCGAATCATTTCAAGAGTTACATCGAGGCTAATTTCATGCTCGGATAACATGCTTCCGTCGTTATAGAGGCTAATAATAGGAAACCGGTCTAATTCTTTTCTATGTAAGTCAAAGGCAAATTGCAATTGGTTTAGGAAATTGGAGCGATTTAGCTTGATTCCATGATTGGTTGCTGAATAAAATCCGCAGAAAGTGCATCCACCATTTAGTTCGATAGAGGAGCAACCGGTTCCGCGTAAAAAGATGATTAACTTTTGAACTAGATCACCTTTGTATCTAGCATGTCGAATCTCTGTGCATACGGGGCGGTCGACAGAAAAATTTTC is part of the Leptospiraceae bacterium genome and encodes:
- the alr gene encoding alanine racemase; translation: MLAPTRVEISRKAVSNNIKAFRSILSPNTRLAVAIKSNAYGHGIELMAKLAIENGVDVLAVNSLEEALLLKKFSPTPIMIMGEVPNLEERLNDLNHSNFWIVSSRLKEILHLSKLSNEPKIHLKTDTGMARLGQSGKDLFKLMEELKSKKVNLSGLLMHFASTEDFTEHSYSMQQLKTFQEYIKHAEKQGYTDIILHAASSASTMLFKEAHFDMVRVGISLYGLWPSLETRLSLSLMGKNTFDLMPVLSWKTTIVHTKKVPTGSYIGYGSTFKTNYPTTLAVIPVGYNEGFDRRLSNQGYVLVNGERAHIIGRVCMNMSMIDITHIRNVNVGTEVVLIGRSEKETISADTIAQLTGTINYDVVTRIHPEIPRVVVE
- a CDS encoding type II toxin-antitoxin system Phd/YefM family antitoxin; the encoded protein is MTSVGVRNLKNNLSKYLHLVKAGETIVITEHDLVIAEIKRPSENLRDSKKRAVAYLEEQSKIGKVKLAKRNNSQIDSIVKKYSDKKSKMDWKKIYSDTRADRF
- a CDS encoding PIN domain-containing protein, which encodes MSNKTLHLDTNCLIDLLLGNNKTRSVLKAKLLAGWKCSTSAIAWHEFVCGPLTSEQRQDIWDFLEGRILPLDFGIAELAADIFNKTGRKKGSKADCIIAATAIHHKAKLLTWNKVDFKSMKKLGFALDLE
- a CDS encoding radical SAM protein → MEENYSQLARRIQSYLKNLRNKSESERENFSVDRPVCTEIRHARYKGDLVQKLIIFLRGTGCSSIELNGGCTFCGFYSATNHGIKLNRSNFLNQLQFAFDLHRKELDRFPIISLYNDGSMLSEHEISLDVTLEMIRTLSRFQNLKLITTESKLQDITEEKILKIKNATNKELELSFGFESSDPIVRKICINKNFTNNKVVEVSKLLRAQNINCTALLMLKPPFLSEQESIDDAVKSLLFLEETDIDRIDIELPTVEAYTLTHELWKQDLYKPIKLWSVVEILKRRHALNLKKIVYVSPANYTVKAIATSSNCPLCNDKFSTLFMEYNQTNDISVFDNLNCECKHDWNQRLIPSSLEQLPLADRVERIMDIIENIHQIAGFSR